From a region of the Puniceicoccus vermicola genome:
- a CDS encoding efflux transporter outer membrane subunit: MLRLVSFLSSILILLVGGGCASNPRPLAQEAAEKRIPGLAEESDSSEIITDYSEMWVVDFGDPRLERLIATTLEENPDAEAAAAQLRAAVATSRIVGADRLPQISAQATGARARTVNQVTYPGIGESVVSQTSSRYELGLNLSWEVDLWGRIADARQAAIFDQEASAAQYAATRLALSTSVARAWFQATALTLQQKIARKQLEVSEKSLRATEARVNRGLLGSLELSLARSQVESSRATLQSRIREKRNAYRLVQALSGAFPDGEFTPSEDLPILQTPPPSSLPAEILARRPDLIAASLQISAADSRVSEAEKSLIPSISLSGSYGTASNELSDLLDSNFTVWNLAGNLLQPIFQGGRLRAEVERREAVLAAAIADFESTLLTAFREVEDTLDSDAYLRTAAGQAQQAAVLAQEAASVGFDRYERGLIELLDVLELQNRAFEAYNIAVDLRLAALLNRIDLYAALGGGFEPAVEPIPTLSQK; this comes from the coding sequence ATGCTCCGCCTTGTCTCATTCCTCTCTAGTATACTGATTCTATTGGTCGGCGGGGGCTGTGCCTCGAATCCACGCCCGCTCGCCCAAGAGGCTGCCGAGAAACGGATTCCGGGATTGGCCGAAGAATCTGATTCGAGTGAAATCATCACCGACTACTCCGAAATGTGGGTAGTGGACTTCGGGGATCCTCGACTCGAAAGACTCATCGCGACCACCTTGGAGGAAAATCCTGACGCCGAAGCCGCCGCGGCTCAACTGCGCGCGGCGGTCGCCACGAGCCGAATCGTCGGTGCCGATCGGCTACCCCAAATTTCCGCGCAAGCCACCGGAGCCCGAGCTCGAACAGTCAATCAGGTGACCTACCCCGGGATTGGCGAGAGCGTCGTTTCCCAAACCTCCAGTCGCTACGAGTTGGGGCTCAACCTATCGTGGGAAGTCGATCTCTGGGGACGAATCGCCGACGCCCGCCAAGCTGCGATTTTTGATCAAGAGGCTTCGGCGGCCCAATATGCAGCGACCCGCCTCGCGCTCTCCACCTCTGTCGCTCGCGCCTGGTTCCAAGCGACGGCCCTCACCCTCCAGCAAAAGATTGCCAGAAAGCAGCTAGAGGTCTCTGAAAAGAGCCTACGCGCTACCGAGGCCCGGGTGAATCGCGGCCTTCTCGGAAGCCTTGAGCTCAGCTTGGCGCGATCCCAAGTCGAAAGCTCCCGCGCCACCCTACAGTCCCGGATACGGGAAAAGCGCAATGCCTACCGACTCGTCCAAGCCCTGTCAGGAGCCTTCCCCGACGGAGAATTTACTCCATCGGAAGATTTACCCATTCTCCAGACCCCGCCCCCCTCATCGCTTCCCGCAGAAATCCTTGCCCGCCGCCCCGACCTGATCGCCGCAAGTCTACAAATCTCGGCCGCGGACTCTCGCGTGAGCGAGGCCGAAAAGAGTCTGATCCCCAGCATTTCTCTTTCCGGCAGCTACGGCACGGCCAGCAACGAGCTCTCCGACTTGCTCGACAGCAATTTCACCGTGTGGAATCTTGCGGGAAATCTCCTCCAGCCCATCTTTCAGGGCGGACGTCTCCGGGCCGAAGTCGAACGCCGCGAAGCTGTTCTTGCCGCCGCAATCGCCGACTTCGAGTCCACCCTCTTGACCGCTTTCCGCGAGGTCGAAGACACCCTCGACAGTGACGCCTATCTCCGCACCGCCGCCGGACAAGCGCAACAAGCGGCAGTCCTCGCGCAGGAAGCCGCGTCTGTCGGATTCGACCGTTACGAACGGGGCCTCATCGAGCTCCTCGACGTCCTCGAACTCCAGAACCGCGCCTTCGAAGCCTACAACATTGCCGTCGACCTCCGACTCGCCGCCCTTCTCAACCGCATCGATCTCTACGCAGCCCTCGGTGGAGGGTTCGAACCCGCCGTGGAACCCATTCCAACTCTTTCTCAAAAATGA
- a CDS encoding efflux RND transporter periplasmic adaptor subunit produces MKKALLTFLVLFAATGVAALMIWSKPKPASRPSEVIATPIEILVVKGSETTLTVNAQGTVSPQLKATLAAEVGGLITSVSERFDTGKFVEKGEVLLTLDPTDYEAAVSESKANLRSAQTTLVQAQADADQAIRDLEEVGVTDPSPLARREPQLEQARLRVDSAEAALALAEKNLARTKIRAPFNGQLVETLVNVGDVLSNRGTPVATLYGTEFAEVHLPLARADILHLSLPDGPEEIADDPETKPRVTLSLGEGSGSTTVSGWIDRLAGTTDPVTRLRDAIALFEDPLDLQGSGEKSVPFGSFVSAEIEGITLDPAYRLPIAALVGQDRVRIVYENDQLREQTVTVVQITSDDFIATEGLTDGDRVSLTPLNIYAPGMLVRPVNSNSEETESSQPAETDPSSDS; encoded by the coding sequence ATGAAGAAAGCCCTTCTCACTTTCCTCGTTCTCTTCGCCGCCACCGGTGTGGCGGCACTCATGATTTGGTCAAAGCCAAAGCCCGCTTCGCGTCCATCCGAGGTCATTGCGACCCCGATCGAAATTCTGGTGGTGAAAGGCTCCGAGACGACACTCACCGTCAACGCTCAGGGGACGGTTTCGCCGCAACTGAAGGCCACCCTCGCGGCCGAAGTAGGCGGCCTCATCACGAGCGTCTCCGAACGGTTTGACACCGGAAAATTCGTAGAGAAAGGAGAAGTCCTCCTAACCCTTGATCCCACTGATTACGAAGCGGCTGTCTCAGAATCGAAAGCGAACCTGCGATCAGCGCAGACCACTCTGGTCCAGGCCCAAGCCGACGCGGATCAGGCGATTCGCGACTTGGAGGAGGTTGGCGTCACCGATCCATCTCCGCTGGCCCGCCGGGAGCCCCAACTCGAACAGGCTCGGCTCCGGGTGGATTCAGCCGAGGCCGCCCTCGCGCTTGCCGAGAAAAACCTCGCCCGGACAAAAATTCGAGCTCCCTTCAACGGACAGCTCGTGGAAACACTGGTCAATGTCGGAGACGTTCTTTCCAACCGGGGAACCCCCGTCGCCACCTTATACGGAACGGAATTCGCCGAAGTTCACCTCCCCCTCGCACGCGCCGACATTCTTCACCTCTCTCTCCCCGATGGACCCGAGGAAATTGCCGACGACCCCGAAACCAAACCGCGAGTCACCCTGAGCCTCGGAGAAGGATCCGGATCAACAACAGTCTCCGGATGGATCGATCGACTGGCCGGAACGACCGATCCAGTCACCCGTCTTCGCGATGCAATCGCGCTTTTCGAAGACCCCCTCGACCTTCAAGGATCGGGCGAGAAGTCCGTCCCCTTCGGCTCGTTTGTCTCGGCTGAAATCGAAGGGATCACCCTCGACCCCGCCTACCGTCTTCCGATTGCGGCCCTCGTCGGCCAGGACCGCGTCCGCATCGTATATGAGAACGACCAACTCCGCGAGCAAACCGTGACCGTCGTGCAAATCACCTCCGACGATTTCATCGCGACCGAGGGCCTCACGGACGGAGACCGCGTGAGCTTGACCCCTCTGAACATCTACGCACCGGGAATGCTCGTCCGGCCAGTCAATTCGAATTCTGAAGAAACCGAGTCTTCTCAGCCCGCGGAAACCGATCCCTCCTCCGATTCATGA